Proteins from one Microbacterium sp. Root553 genomic window:
- a CDS encoding VOC family protein → MSAFQTTRAFSGFSVDDIDAARSFYGDVLGLRVETNAMGFLDIHLPDGGSILVYAKPDHTPASFTILNFPVDDIDAAVDDLNGRGVATKIYDDSEFDSDPKGIMRGGPGRGPDIAWFRDPAGNVLAVMSAA, encoded by the coding sequence ATGAGCGCATTCCAGACCACACGGGCATTCAGCGGGTTCAGCGTCGACGACATCGATGCCGCCCGCTCGTTCTACGGCGACGTCCTCGGACTCCGGGTCGAGACCAACGCGATGGGGTTCCTCGACATCCATCTTCCCGACGGCGGATCGATCCTCGTCTACGCGAAGCCCGACCACACTCCGGCGAGCTTCACGATCCTGAACTTCCCCGTCGACGACATCGATGCCGCCGTCGACGATCTCAACGGACGTGGCGTGGCGACGAAGATCTACGACGATTCCGAGTTCGACAGCGATCCGAAGGGCATCATGCGGGGCGGACCGGGGCGCGGGCCCGACATCGCCTGGTTCCGCGACCCGGCCGGCAACGTCCTCGCGGTGATGTCCGCCGCCTGA
- a CDS encoding NAD-dependent epimerase/dehydratase family protein codes for MSATKVLFIGGTGIISSAASALAASRGMEVTLLNRGTSRRDPAEGVEVLTADIEDAAAVDAALAGREFDVVADMIAFTPEQVQRDIDRFEGRTGQYVFISSASAYQKPVARLPITESTPLRNPHWQYSRDKIACEDLLTTAYRDRAFPVTVLRPSHTYDKWTIPAFGGWTAIDRIRRGEEIIVHGDGTSLWTLTHASDFAVGFAGLLGNPLAYGDTFQITSDFVYTWNEIYGILGRAAGAEPRIRYATSAAIEAAAPERAGQLSGDMAHSVVFDNTKIRRIVPDFAPVVALHTAAREIVDWHDAHPELQRVDPAVNALFDALLA; via the coding sequence ATGAGTGCGACGAAGGTGTTGTTCATCGGCGGAACCGGGATCATCTCGTCGGCGGCGAGTGCGCTGGCCGCCTCACGTGGCATGGAGGTCACGCTGCTCAATCGGGGCACGTCGCGTCGCGACCCCGCGGAGGGCGTCGAGGTGCTCACGGCAGACATCGAGGATGCCGCGGCCGTCGACGCGGCGCTGGCCGGACGGGAGTTCGACGTCGTCGCCGACATGATCGCGTTCACCCCCGAGCAGGTGCAGCGTGACATCGACCGGTTCGAGGGGCGCACCGGTCAGTACGTGTTCATCAGCTCCGCGTCCGCCTACCAGAAGCCGGTGGCCCGCCTGCCGATCACGGAGTCCACACCGCTGCGCAACCCGCACTGGCAGTACTCACGCGACAAGATCGCCTGCGAGGATCTGCTCACGACCGCCTATCGGGACCGCGCCTTCCCCGTCACGGTGCTGCGCCCCTCGCACACGTACGACAAGTGGACGATCCCCGCGTTCGGCGGCTGGACCGCGATCGACCGCATCCGCCGTGGCGAGGAGATCATCGTGCACGGCGACGGGACATCGCTGTGGACCCTCACCCACGCGAGCGATTTCGCGGTCGGGTTCGCGGGACTGCTCGGCAACCCGCTCGCCTACGGGGACACCTTCCAGATCACGAGCGACTTCGTCTATACCTGGAACGAGATCTACGGGATCCTCGGGCGCGCGGCCGGTGCCGAGCCGCGAATCCGGTATGCCACCAGCGCGGCGATCGAAGCCGCGGCCCCCGAGCGCGCGGGGCAGCTCTCCGGCGACATGGCCCACTCGGTGGTCTTCGACAACACGAAGATCCGCCGCATCGTGCCCGACTTCGCCCCGGTCGTGGCGCTGCACACCGCGGCGCGCGAGATCGTCGACTGGCACGACGCGCACCCTGAACTGCAGCGCGTCGATCCCGCCGTGAACGCGCTGTTCGACGCGCTTCTGGCCTGA
- a CDS encoding aldo/keto reductase → MPIAADDPRLTSVYEAASTRYTDVPFQRAGASGVQLPKVSLGLWQNFGRDRTFDSQRQIVLHAFDRGVVHIDLANNYGPPYGSAESTFGSVLASGLARYRDELFVTTKAGYDMWPGPFGDGGSRKYLVRSLEQSLQRMNTDYVDVFYSHRPDPETPLEETTTALADIVRSGKALYVGISNYPAELARRAYELLAEQGVTLLLHQPRYSLFDRTPEAQLFPALRELNVGSAVFSPLAQGLLTAKYIDGDVPADSRAASSHFLNGSALTDDYLERIRGIDRIAKDAGLSIPQLAIAWVLRDPVVTTAIIGASRTGQIDDAVAASRVELSAEVVAALEEFAAAPGTAVV, encoded by the coding sequence ATGCCCATCGCCGCTGATGACCCCCGCCTCACCTCCGTCTACGAGGCCGCATCCACCCGCTACACGGACGTGCCCTTCCAGCGCGCGGGCGCGAGCGGCGTGCAGCTCCCGAAGGTCTCGCTCGGCCTCTGGCAGAACTTCGGACGAGACCGCACCTTCGACAGCCAGCGGCAGATAGTGCTGCACGCGTTCGACCGGGGCGTCGTGCACATCGACCTCGCGAACAACTACGGCCCGCCGTACGGATCGGCCGAGTCGACGTTCGGATCGGTGCTCGCCAGCGGTCTCGCCCGTTACCGTGACGAGCTGTTCGTGACGACCAAGGCCGGCTACGACATGTGGCCGGGGCCCTTCGGCGACGGCGGATCGCGCAAGTACCTCGTGCGATCGCTCGAGCAGAGCCTGCAGCGCATGAACACCGACTACGTGGACGTGTTCTACTCGCATCGGCCCGATCCCGAGACTCCGCTCGAGGAGACGACGACGGCCCTCGCCGACATCGTCCGCAGCGGCAAGGCGCTGTACGTCGGCATCTCGAACTATCCGGCCGAGCTCGCCCGCCGCGCCTACGAACTGCTCGCCGAGCAGGGCGTGACGCTGCTGCTGCACCAGCCCCGCTACTCGCTGTTCGACCGCACACCGGAGGCCCAACTGTTCCCGGCGCTGCGCGAGCTGAACGTCGGCAGCGCGGTCTTCTCACCGCTCGCACAGGGCCTGCTGACGGCGAAGTACATCGACGGCGACGTGCCCGCCGACTCACGGGCGGCGAGCAGTCACTTCCTGAACGGGTCGGCGCTCACCGACGACTACCTCGAGCGCATCCGCGGCATCGACCGCATCGCGAAGGATGCGGGGCTCTCGATCCCACAGCTCGCCATCGCCTGGGTGCTTCGCGATCCGGTGGTCACCACGGCGATCATCGGCGCCTCCCGCACCGGACAGATCGACGATGCGGTCGCGGCAAGCCGCGTGGAGCTCTCCGCCGAGGTCGTCGCCGCACTCGAGGAGTTCGCGGCCGCGCCCGGCACCGCCGTCGTCTGA